Within the Gemmatimonas aurantiaca genome, the region GCCGCGCTCGCCGCCGCCGGTTTTGTGCCCCGTCTGCCCGAGGACTGGTGGTCCACCGCCACGGCCCCCGCGCCGGGCACCACACCCGGCTATCGGGCCCGGCCCGTGGTCGTCTCCTCGGCCAACGGGATCCGCGGCGTGAAAGTGGCCTATGACCGCATGGTGACGGGCCAGGACCCGCTCGACGCGGCCATCGCGGGGGTGAACATCCAGGAACTCGATCCGGAGGACCAGTCGGTGGGATATGGCGGACTGCCCAACGAGGAAGGGGTGGTGCAGCTCGATGCCGCCTGCATGCACGGTCCCACGCGCCGGGCGGGTTCGGTGGCGGCCATTGAGGACATCGCCACGCCCTCGCTCGTGGCCAAGGCGGTCATGGATTACACCGATCACGTGATGCTGGTGGGCACGGGCGCCAAACGTTTCGCGAAGGCCATGGGGTTCCAGGAGCGGAATCTGCTGACCGAGAAGTCGCGGCAGGACTGGATGCGGTGGAAGTCGCGTCTGAACGCCAACGATGCGTGGCTCGATCACGATGACGACATCAAGGTCAAGTTCACGACGGGCACCATCAACATGAACGCGGTCAACGCCAGTGGCGACATCGCGTCGGTGACGACGACGAGCGGCATGGCCTGGAAGGTGCCGGGCCGCATCGGCGATTCGCCGATCATCGGGGCGGGGCAGTACTGCGACAATCTCGTGGGCGCGGCGGGCAGCACGGGGCGCGGCGAGGCCAACATCAAGACCTGCGCTTCGTTCCTCGCGGTCGAGTTCATGCGCCAGGGGCTGGCGCCGCAGCAGGCCCTGCTCAAGACGCTCGAACGCGTGGTGGCCATGACCGAAACCCGTCTGCTCGGTCCCAACGGCCGGCCCAAGTTCGATCTCGAGTTCTACGCGATCACCAAGGACGGCCGGTACGCGGGCGCCACCCTGTATTCCGGCGGGCGGTTCGCCGTATGCGACGAACGGGGTGCCCGGCTCGAGGAAGCGGCTTTCCTGTATCGCCGCTGAGACTACGGTGGCGCGGCGCCAGCGGCTTCCGGTGCGGGCGACCCGGCCGGGCCGGGGATCCGGAGGCGCGGCCGCTTGCTGCGCGGGCGCCGGGGTGCCCCGGCGCGCCCGCGCAGAGGCGGCCTTGCTCCGGTCCCCGCCCGGCCTCCCGCCGACGCCGGCCTGCGGGGCGGGGGTCTGGCTCAACGACCGAGACTATCACTAAGCGAACGCAGGGCTGCAGGGCTGCCGGCGCGCGCCCTGCAGGGTTTGCGACAGCCCGCCAGCCCTGCGGCCAGCCCCCGCGGCCAGCCCCGCCTCCGACCGTCCGGCTGACGCGCGCCTGTCGGACCAAGCCGGGCCCGGGGGCGGTTCCGAGCCGCCTCTGCGGGGGCACGCCGGGGGCAACCCCGGCGCCCCCGCAGCAAGCGGCGAGGGGCCGCCCTCCGCGGCCGGCGCGTCGCCCACGACGCCCCCGGCCGGATGCCACACCTCACCTCCAAAGCCGCACGCCGGATGCCACACCCCCGTAGTCCCCCGGAGTGCTTAACTTGCATGGATGTCCGAAAACGCCACGCCGACCCCGTACGAGCCGCGATCCATCGAGCCCCGGTGGCAGACCCGCTGGGCTGAACGCGCCACGAATACCGCCCGACTGGATGACCCGGAGCGCCCGTTCTACGCGCTCATGATGTTTCCGTATCCGAGCGCCGAAGGGCTGCACGTCGGAAACCTCTTTGCCTTCACCGGCAGCGACATCTCGGCGCGCTTCCATCGGCTGATCGGGCACGACGTGTTCCAGCCCCTCGGCTTCGATGCATTCGGCATCCACTCCGAGAACTATGCGCTCAAGATCGGCGCGCATCCCATGGAGCTCACGCCGAAGAATGTCGCGAACTTCACGCGGCAGCTCGAACGCGCCGGCTTCATGGTCGACTGGCATCAGAAAGTCGACACGTCGCGACCGGACTACTACAAGTGGACGCAGTGGGTCTTCCTGCAACTGCACAAGCAGGGGCTGGCATACAAGAAGGCTGCCGCCGTCAACTGGTGCCCCACCGACAAGACCGTGCTCGCCAACGAGCAGGTGGAAGGGGGACTGTGTGAACGCTGCGGCACGCCCGTCGAACAGCGCTTCCTCGAGCAGTGGTTCTTCCGCATCTCCGAGTACGCGCCGCGGTTGCTGAACAACCTCGACTGGCTCGATTGGTCGCCCATCACCAAGCAGGCGCAGCGCAACTGGATCGGCAAATCGGAAGGCGCCGAACTCACGTTCGATGTCGATGGCCGGGATGCCCGCATCACCGTGTTCACGACACGCGCCGACACCATCTTCGGCGCCACGTACCTCGTGCTGGCGCCGGAACATCCGCTGGTGGGCACCATCACCACCGATGCGCAGCGCGCGGAGGTCACGGCCTATCAGGAACGCGCCACCAGGCAGGATCTGGTGTCGCGCAAGAGCAGCAAGGACAAGACCGGTGTCTTCACGGGCGCTTACGCCGTCAATCCGGCCACGGGGCAGAACATCCCCATCTGGATCGCCGACTATGTGCTCATGGAATATGGCACCGGAGCGATCATGGCCGTGCCGGGCCACGACGAGCGCGACTTCGAATTTGCGCAGGTGTTCGGGCTGCCCATCGTGCGTGTGGTGGCCGCCGCCGATCATCAGGCCAACACGCCCCTGGGGGACGTCGCATTCACCGAGGACGATGACGAGTGCCGTCTCGTGAATTCGGGACCGTTCGACGGACTTGCTGTGCGCG harbors:
- a CDS encoding N(4)-(beta-N-acetylglucosaminyl)-L-asparaginase translates to MSVSRRDFLERSAALAAAGFVPRLPEDWWSTATAPAPGTTPGYRARPVVVSSANGIRGVKVAYDRMVTGQDPLDAAIAGVNIQELDPEDQSVGYGGLPNEEGVVQLDAACMHGPTRRAGSVAAIEDIATPSLVAKAVMDYTDHVMLVGTGAKRFAKAMGFQERNLLTEKSRQDWMRWKSRLNANDAWLDHDDDIKVKFTTGTINMNAVNASGDIASVTTTSGMAWKVPGRIGDSPIIGAGQYCDNLVGAAGSTGRGEANIKTCASFLAVEFMRQGLAPQQALLKTLERVVAMTETRLLGPNGRPKFDLEFYAITKDGRYAGATLYSGGRFAVCDERGARLEEAAFLYRR